Proteins encoded together in one Posidoniimonas polymericola window:
- a CDS encoding AAA domain-containing protein, whose protein sequence is MTTFVDFLRDRFEVDGFTTEDALASFLPLAREVLDAHAAGMAAPLDGLDELRVEGVRIWFEEAKRLEVRRASSDLQRIERAGRAAVEIVSETRITTELDDGAEKVVDLAIGDADETPTRPVYLPGYRCWEHRLGVQDPLTDVFALGMILASLACGLDFFDKEQLEEFVAHRKNLFALNPGLHPVIARVIVRMTQLDRRDRAQDLASLVKTLESYRDQEVDFEFDLAHSSEFAKGSKRDRQTVILAKLRERLFEISRRNKLLHFRPTMQSVNLTHASVPLSFDIQNIRPDQILVWNDSLQREVTGGKPISLNKYLNFSEVLYLPSQLERLIAEARRDQSEFGFAQLRLVICFLHWANLKEKPVEQYDSPLVLLPVQLRKKKGIRDTYYLDVVSTEAEINPVIRHQFKQLYDIALPESIDLATSSLDNLFELLSRKIAASESAVNLTKIDRPRIALIHEKARRKLDQYRRRARLAGRGVRKYLDLDYSYDPANYHPLGIKLFGAKVRPAQTHLREIIEEKPRPRTFATAEPDPPVAEKERQFYALQSGGEANPYDWTFDLCSVTLANFKYRRMSLVRDYEALLGDGLTNPAFEATFSLAPRPIDNQPLDARALADRFDVVPCDPTQARAIAEAELGKSFIIQGPPGTGKSQTITNLIADYVARGKRVLFVCEKRAAIDVVYARLRQCGLADLCCLIHDSQTDKKEFVMDLKQSYEKLLESPKTKSQAAGRGEMIQQLSRTITPLERFSAAMQSDRPELGTTARDLLDRCIELRSDLPELDALTREQLPTHAEWLASRSAVGRFERALADAGGGKVLAEHPMRILSPRLASEEHPLETISHCVREVIPQLDQAEQSLGRCGVPRSGWEPLERAVQLTQFASRLKEVAEAGLVHLLDPQHEQARWLREQLKALQKSKQAVTEAEQANVNWAEKLTAEETGLALEQARQFERARFAWLSPAWWRLRSVLKRGYRFGAHKIRPPWSRVLEQLASEHEAVAARRRLLQETADRLGVDVEAAPGLIETIGEVSTHAPKLPRWLSAVHAALVKSPRAGEIVARLLQAKTAVESAHEQLARISDSAAQLPLAELKGSLEHVSNNLESVPDFLECIRELRATPRAVAAALRTLPHTPREIEAAVADRGLAELYRQDNQFERFTARTLHALASRLEGSYDQWLGLNAAEIRDRVRRQFLKSLHVTEQPAAKLSAEEKEFKRRYNRGRRELEHEFGKQMRYKAIRDLVSDESGDVVNDLKPVWLMSPLSVSDTLPLSPDRFDVVIFDEASQITLEEAVPALFRAAQSIIVGDEMQLPPTDFFSAKQSAEEEEELLVESDGELVQYDLDSGSFLSHAAKNLPSTMLGWHYRSRSESLISFSNWAFYDGRLLTVPEESLANVQREPIVAESPEHGAVGAQEALARPISFHLLRHGVYDKRRNRAEAEYIAEMVRQVLTDSPQHTIGIVAFSEAQQDEIEQALTRLAADDKPFGEALEQAYEREDDGQFVGLLVKNLENIQGDERDIIILSVCYGRPPTGKMRMNFGPINKSGGEKRLNVAFSRAKQYMAVVSSIESTEITNDYNDGANCLKSYLRYAEAVSAGDAEAAARVTRSLSRWTHDEQDQATPARELLAEQLAERLAAAGYQVDHAVGQSHFRCDLAVHREGDSVYRLGILIDGCGYYEQSDLLERDMMRPRLLRAFGWRIVHVLAKDWYADSQDVMDRLVAILEGGEIDDDEDIDLELDDLDVANVSTAIEGDADASAGGDTNQQGGDSDVTGSSSQGSRRFELRDGKSSKFWEISLAGEQHSVTFGRIGTTGQTRTKSFNDEAAARRDCERLIREKTKKGYVEVK, encoded by the coding sequence ATGACAACGTTCGTGGATTTCCTACGCGACCGCTTTGAGGTCGACGGCTTCACGACCGAAGACGCGCTGGCCAGTTTTTTGCCGCTGGCGCGGGAGGTCCTCGACGCCCACGCGGCGGGCATGGCCGCGCCATTGGATGGACTCGACGAACTCCGTGTCGAGGGCGTACGGATTTGGTTTGAAGAGGCCAAACGCCTGGAAGTCCGCCGCGCCAGCAGTGATCTGCAGCGGATCGAGCGGGCGGGCCGAGCGGCCGTCGAGATCGTCTCGGAGACGCGGATCACAACCGAACTAGACGACGGCGCCGAAAAGGTCGTCGACCTGGCGATTGGCGACGCCGACGAGACGCCGACGCGGCCGGTCTATCTGCCGGGCTACCGGTGCTGGGAGCACCGCCTGGGGGTCCAGGACCCGCTGACGGACGTCTTCGCCCTGGGCATGATCCTGGCAAGCCTGGCGTGCGGACTCGATTTCTTTGACAAAGAGCAACTCGAAGAGTTTGTCGCCCACCGCAAGAATCTCTTCGCGCTCAACCCCGGCCTCCACCCGGTCATTGCGCGCGTGATCGTGCGGATGACCCAGCTCGATCGGCGGGACCGCGCGCAGGACCTCGCGTCGCTGGTCAAGACGCTAGAGAGCTACCGCGACCAGGAAGTCGACTTCGAGTTCGATCTCGCGCACTCCTCGGAATTCGCCAAGGGGTCGAAGCGGGACCGGCAAACCGTCATCCTCGCCAAGCTCCGCGAGCGGCTCTTCGAGATTTCTCGCCGCAACAAGCTGCTGCACTTTCGCCCGACGATGCAAAGCGTGAATCTCACGCACGCGTCGGTGCCGTTGTCTTTCGATATCCAGAACATCCGCCCCGATCAGATTCTGGTCTGGAACGATTCGTTGCAGCGCGAAGTGACGGGCGGCAAACCGATCTCACTGAACAAGTACCTGAATTTCTCGGAGGTCCTCTACCTGCCAAGCCAGCTGGAGCGGTTGATCGCTGAAGCCCGGCGCGACCAATCCGAGTTCGGCTTCGCCCAGCTGCGGCTGGTGATCTGCTTCTTGCACTGGGCCAACCTCAAGGAGAAGCCGGTCGAGCAGTACGACTCGCCCCTGGTGCTGTTGCCGGTCCAGCTACGCAAGAAGAAGGGGATCCGCGACACCTACTACCTGGACGTCGTCTCGACCGAGGCCGAAATCAACCCGGTGATCCGCCACCAGTTCAAGCAGCTCTACGATATTGCATTGCCCGAGTCGATCGACTTAGCCACGTCGTCGCTCGACAACTTGTTTGAACTTTTGTCCCGCAAGATTGCGGCGTCCGAGTCGGCGGTGAATCTCACCAAGATCGATCGTCCGCGGATTGCGCTGATCCACGAGAAGGCCCGGCGCAAGCTGGACCAGTACCGCCGCCGTGCGCGGCTGGCCGGCCGCGGGGTCCGCAAGTACCTCGATCTCGACTACAGCTACGACCCGGCCAACTACCACCCGCTGGGGATCAAGTTGTTCGGGGCCAAGGTGCGGCCCGCGCAGACCCACCTCCGCGAGATCATCGAAGAGAAGCCCCGGCCCAGGACGTTTGCGACCGCCGAGCCGGACCCGCCCGTTGCCGAGAAGGAGCGACAGTTCTATGCGTTGCAGTCGGGCGGCGAAGCGAACCCCTATGACTGGACGTTCGACCTGTGCAGCGTAACGCTCGCGAACTTCAAGTACCGCCGCATGTCCCTGGTGCGGGACTATGAGGCGTTGTTGGGTGACGGGCTGACGAACCCCGCGTTCGAGGCGACGTTCTCCCTGGCGCCGCGCCCGATCGACAACCAGCCGCTCGACGCCCGCGCGTTGGCGGACCGCTTCGACGTGGTGCCCTGCGATCCGACGCAGGCCCGCGCGATCGCCGAGGCCGAGCTGGGCAAGAGCTTCATTATCCAGGGCCCGCCGGGCACGGGGAAATCGCAGACGATCACCAACCTGATCGCCGACTACGTCGCGCGGGGCAAACGCGTCCTGTTCGTGTGCGAGAAGCGGGCCGCGATCGATGTGGTCTATGCGCGATTACGGCAGTGCGGCCTGGCCGACCTCTGCTGCCTGATTCACGACTCGCAGACCGACAAGAAAGAGTTCGTGATGGACCTCAAGCAGTCTTACGAGAAGCTGCTTGAATCGCCGAAAACAAAGTCCCAGGCGGCTGGCCGGGGCGAGATGATCCAGCAATTGAGCCGGACAATTACGCCGCTGGAACGATTCAGCGCTGCGATGCAGTCAGATCGCCCGGAGCTTGGGACGACCGCCCGCGACCTGCTGGACCGCTGCATCGAGCTGCGAAGCGATCTGCCTGAGTTGGACGCGCTCACCCGCGAACAGCTCCCGACGCACGCCGAGTGGCTTGCCAGCCGGTCCGCAGTGGGGCGTTTCGAACGCGCCCTGGCCGACGCGGGGGGCGGAAAGGTGCTCGCCGAGCATCCCATGCGCATCCTGTCACCGCGGCTTGCCTCCGAGGAGCACCCGCTGGAGACGATTTCCCACTGCGTGCGTGAAGTAATCCCGCAGTTGGACCAAGCGGAACAATCGCTCGGCCGTTGCGGAGTGCCTCGCAGCGGGTGGGAACCGTTGGAGCGGGCGGTGCAGCTTACGCAATTCGCGTCTCGACTCAAGGAAGTGGCCGAGGCGGGTCTGGTGCACCTCTTGGATCCCCAGCACGAGCAGGCCAGGTGGCTGCGCGAGCAGCTCAAGGCCCTGCAAAAGTCCAAGCAGGCGGTTACAGAGGCCGAGCAGGCGAACGTCAACTGGGCGGAGAAACTGACCGCCGAGGAGACGGGGCTCGCCCTAGAGCAGGCCCGGCAATTCGAGCGAGCGCGCTTCGCTTGGCTCTCGCCCGCGTGGTGGCGGTTGCGTAGCGTCCTGAAGCGGGGTTACCGCTTCGGGGCCCACAAGATTCGGCCGCCTTGGTCGCGAGTCCTTGAGCAACTCGCCAGCGAGCATGAAGCGGTCGCAGCTCGGCGTCGTTTGTTGCAGGAGACGGCCGACCGCTTGGGGGTGGACGTGGAAGCGGCGCCGGGGCTGATCGAAACGATTGGCGAGGTCTCGACGCACGCTCCCAAACTTCCCCGATGGCTCTCCGCGGTTCACGCAGCGCTCGTGAAGTCGCCGCGGGCGGGCGAGATTGTCGCGCGGCTGCTCCAAGCGAAGACCGCCGTAGAATCCGCTCACGAGCAGCTGGCGAGGATCTCCGACTCGGCCGCTCAGCTGCCGCTTGCTGAGTTGAAGGGTTCCCTTGAGCACGTAAGCAACAACCTCGAATCGGTTCCCGACTTTCTGGAGTGCATCCGCGAACTGCGGGCGACTCCTCGGGCGGTCGCCGCCGCTCTGCGGACGCTGCCGCATACCCCGCGAGAAATTGAAGCGGCCGTAGCGGACCGCGGCCTCGCCGAGTTGTATCGGCAGGACAATCAGTTCGAGCGGTTCACCGCCCGGACCCTCCACGCGCTGGCCTCGCGCCTGGAGGGGAGTTACGACCAATGGCTCGGGCTCAACGCGGCCGAGATCCGAGATCGCGTGCGGCGCCAGTTCCTCAAGAGCCTGCACGTCACTGAGCAGCCGGCGGCGAAGCTGTCGGCGGAAGAGAAGGAGTTCAAGCGGCGCTACAACCGGGGCCGCCGGGAACTGGAGCATGAGTTCGGCAAGCAGATGCGTTACAAGGCGATCCGCGACTTGGTCAGCGACGAGTCGGGCGACGTGGTCAACGACCTCAAGCCGGTCTGGCTGATGAGCCCCCTGAGCGTGTCAGACACGCTGCCGCTCTCGCCGGACCGGTTCGACGTGGTCATCTTCGACGAGGCGAGCCAGATCACGCTCGAAGAGGCGGTGCCTGCGCTGTTTCGCGCCGCACAGTCGATCATCGTTGGCGACGAGATGCAGCTGCCGCCGACGGACTTCTTTTCCGCGAAGCAGTCGGCCGAGGAAGAGGAGGAATTGCTCGTCGAGTCGGATGGCGAACTCGTGCAGTACGACCTCGATTCGGGCAGCTTCCTCAGCCACGCTGCGAAGAACCTGCCGTCAACGATGCTTGGTTGGCACTACCGCAGCCGGAGCGAATCGCTGATCAGTTTCTCGAACTGGGCATTTTACGACGGCCGGCTGCTGACGGTCCCGGAGGAGTCGCTCGCCAATGTCCAGCGGGAGCCGATCGTCGCCGAATCTCCGGAGCACGGCGCGGTTGGCGCTCAGGAGGCGTTAGCCCGCCCGATCAGCTTCCACCTCCTGCGGCACGGCGTCTATGACAAGCGTCGCAATCGCGCCGAGGCAGAATACATCGCCGAGATGGTGCGGCAAGTGTTGACCGACTCGCCGCAGCACACGATCGGGATCGTGGCGTTCTCCGAGGCGCAGCAGGACGAGATCGAGCAAGCGCTCACGCGCCTGGCGGCCGACGACAAGCCTTTTGGCGAAGCCTTGGAGCAGGCCTACGAGCGGGAAGACGATGGGCAGTTCGTCGGACTGCTGGTGAAGAACCTGGAGAACATCCAGGGGGACGAGCGGGACATCATTATCCTCAGCGTTTGCTACGGTCGTCCCCCGACGGGCAAGATGCGGATGAACTTCGGGCCCATAAACAAGAGCGGCGGCGAGAAACGGCTAAACGTCGCCTTCTCCCGCGCCAAGCAGTACATGGCAGTCGTCAGCTCGATCGAGTCGACTGAGATCACTAACGACTACAACGACGGCGCCAACTGCCTGAAGAGCTACCTGCGCTACGCCGAGGCGGTGTCGGCCGGGGATGCGGAGGCGGCCGCAAGGGTTACGAGAAGTCTCTCCCGTTGGACGCATGACGAACAGGACCAGGCGACGCCCGCAAGGGAGCTGCTCGCCGAGCAGCTTGCCGAGCGACTCGCGGCCGCCGGCTATCAGGTGGATCACGCAGTGGGTCAGTCCCATTTCCGGTGTGATTTGGCCGTTCATCGCGAGGGAGATTCCGTCTATCGACTTGGCATCCTCATCGACGGCTGCGGTTACTACGAGCAGTCGGATCTGCTCGAACGCGACATGATGCGCCCCCGGCTGCTCCGAGCGTTTGGTTGGCGGATTGTGCATGTCCTGGCCAAGGACTGGTACGCCGACAGTCAGGATGTAATGGATCGACTTGTCGCCATCCTTGAAGGGGGTGAGATTGACGACGACGAAGACATCGACCTTGAGCTGGATGACCTCGATGTAGCCAATGTCTCTACTGCGATCGAGGGAGACGCCGACGCATCCGCAGGGGGCGATACGAATCAGCAAGGTGGCGATTCGGACGTGACTGGCTCAAGCAGCCAAGGCTCGCGCCGATTCGAACTGCGAGATGGCAAGTCGAGTAAGTTCTGGGAGATCTCTCTCGCGGGCGAGCAGCATTCGGTCACGTTCGGACGAATCGGGACGACCGGCCAGACTCGTACAAAGTCGTTCAACGACGAAGCTGCTGCTCGCAGAGACTGCGAGCGACTTATTCGCGAGAAGACGAAGAAGGGCTATGTCGAGGTGAAGTAG
- a CDS encoding M48 family metalloprotease: protein MPDEEKHDPRQPLPYHFAIRDYLKNEESQIWEWYASNRVRAEQNEAIRFDLLKSTYRIDRDAQPALYDMADEVAKSLGMEVPVTLYQAQNPQGLNASLAYIPDEAHVVLHGPIASRLTEPELRALLAHELGHLLLHSRWDGDLLIAEQVLAAMTHDRDADTPHFASARLFGLYTEVFCDRIALDVSGSPLEVISMLVKIATDLDEVNPESYLKQAAEILGKGPMKTAGLSHPEAYIRAHVLQLWHDQAGEANARIAELIEGPPALDELDLTAQVRVMDVTRRLIDAMLAPKWLQTDVVLAHARLFFEEYAPADHDVAIESLREEIQQSDQPLRDYYCYVLLDFASADRDLEEAPLAQAIGVADAVGLLEGFLSIAAKELKLRKKQVEKISGDRERIVAAAAKLEAAS from the coding sequence ATGCCCGACGAAGAGAAGCACGACCCGCGTCAGCCGCTTCCGTACCATTTTGCGATCCGCGACTACCTCAAGAACGAGGAGTCGCAGATCTGGGAGTGGTACGCGTCGAACCGCGTGCGCGCCGAGCAGAACGAGGCGATCCGCTTCGACCTGCTCAAGTCGACCTACCGCATCGACCGAGACGCCCAGCCGGCCCTCTACGACATGGCGGACGAGGTCGCAAAGAGTCTCGGGATGGAGGTCCCGGTGACGCTCTACCAGGCCCAGAACCCGCAGGGTCTGAACGCGTCGCTGGCGTACATCCCCGACGAGGCGCACGTCGTCTTGCACGGCCCCATCGCGTCTCGCCTGACCGAGCCGGAGTTGCGGGCGTTGCTGGCCCATGAGTTGGGACATCTTCTGCTCCACAGCCGGTGGGACGGAGACCTCCTGATCGCCGAGCAGGTCCTCGCGGCGATGACCCACGACCGCGACGCCGACACGCCGCACTTCGCCAGCGCCCGGCTGTTCGGGCTCTACACGGAGGTGTTCTGCGACCGGATCGCGCTCGACGTGTCGGGCTCTCCGCTGGAGGTGATCTCAATGTTGGTGAAGATCGCCACCGACCTGGACGAGGTCAACCCGGAGAGCTACCTGAAGCAGGCCGCCGAGATCCTCGGGAAGGGCCCGATGAAGACCGCCGGCCTGTCCCACCCCGAAGCGTACATTCGAGCGCACGTGCTGCAGCTGTGGCACGACCAAGCCGGCGAAGCCAACGCGCGGATCGCGGAGCTGATCGAGGGCCCGCCCGCGCTCGACGAGCTTGACCTCACGGCCCAGGTGCGCGTCATGGACGTAACGCGGCGACTGATCGACGCCATGCTGGCGCCGAAGTGGCTGCAGACCGACGTGGTCCTCGCCCACGCCCGCCTCTTCTTCGAGGAATACGCACCCGCCGACCACGACGTCGCGATCGAATCACTCCGCGAAGAGATACAGCAGAGCGACCAGCCCCTCCGTGACTACTACTGCTACGTCCTGTTGGACTTCGCCTCGGCCGACCGGGATCTGGAGGAAGCGCCCCTGGCGCAGGCGATCGGCGTGGCGGACGCCGTGGGCCTGCTGGAAGGCTTTCTCAGCATCGCCGCGAAAGAACTCAAACTCCGCAAGAAGCAGGTGGAGAAGATCTCCGGCGACCGAGAACGCATTGTCGCCGCCGCGGCCAAGCTGGAGGCGGCGTCATGA
- a CDS encoding integrase core domain-containing protein gives MKGWFTPLLFLMARSEEDQLRRQVLFLKAELEMTRARVPQSRIFLSNEERERLLELGDGIGSDVLKLVSIVHPRTYQRWRERKSQGKPPAKKMGRKGTPESLRQIVVRLATQTGWGYGRIVGELKKLRIQCVGRTTVRTILKEEGVSPSPKRGTGTWDDFIKIHAETLWQVDFFSKMVVTPTGLRQAYVLVFLNIQSRRVICSPATFKADDQWMVEQAESMLEQAKGMELPVRYLVRDQDFKYSKRFDRVFSDAGAVVEPTAPRAPNQNAFVERWIQSVKYECLNRFIAFGLNHLDYLVSEFVDYYHELRPHQRKDNKPLLGVWSDSDDPPSSGDEVVCRERLGGVLKCYERKAA, from the coding sequence ATGAAGGGTTGGTTTACGCCGCTGTTGTTTCTGATGGCGCGTTCGGAGGAAGACCAGCTCAGGCGGCAGGTTCTGTTCTTGAAAGCCGAGCTCGAGATGACCCGGGCCCGGGTGCCGCAGAGTCGGATCTTCCTTTCAAATGAGGAGCGAGAGCGGCTGTTGGAGCTGGGCGACGGCATCGGTTCAGACGTGCTGAAGCTGGTTTCGATCGTGCATCCCCGAACCTACCAGCGTTGGCGTGAGCGCAAAAGCCAGGGGAAGCCTCCCGCCAAGAAGATGGGCCGCAAGGGCACTCCTGAGAGCTTGCGGCAGATCGTTGTTCGACTTGCTACCCAAACTGGCTGGGGATACGGTCGAATCGTTGGCGAGTTGAAAAAACTCCGCATCCAGTGCGTTGGTCGCACGACGGTGCGGACGATCCTCAAGGAAGAGGGCGTCTCGCCCAGCCCGAAGCGGGGCACGGGGACGTGGGACGATTTCATCAAGATCCACGCCGAAACGCTTTGGCAGGTCGATTTCTTCTCGAAGATGGTGGTCACTCCGACAGGGCTACGGCAGGCGTATGTGCTGGTGTTTCTGAACATCCAATCTCGACGCGTGATCTGCTCGCCAGCCACCTTCAAGGCGGACGACCAATGGATGGTCGAGCAGGCCGAATCGATGCTGGAGCAAGCCAAGGGGATGGAGTTGCCGGTTCGTTACCTGGTGCGGGATCAGGACTTCAAGTACAGCAAGCGGTTCGACCGAGTCTTCTCAGACGCGGGTGCTGTCGTTGAGCCAACCGCTCCTCGGGCTCCGAACCAGAACGCATTCGTGGAGCGTTGGATCCAGAGCGTCAAGTACGAATGCCTGAATCGCTTCATCGCCTTTGGCTTGAATCACCTCGATTACTTGGTTTCCGAATTCGTGGACTATTATCACGAGCTACGCCCTCATCAGCGCAAGGACAACAAGCCGCTGCTCGGGGTGTGGTCGGATTCGGATGACCCTCCGAGCAGCGGCGACGAAGTGGTCTGCCGGGAGCGGCTCGGCGGGGTGCTGAAGTGCTACGAAAGGAAAGCTGCCTGA